The genomic DNA GCCGCTGAAAATGTCAAAGACGAAACATGGCAACGTGTGATGGATATTAATGTGACAGGTGTCATGCGTGGCTTGCGACAAGTCATTCCTGTGTTCCTTGCAAACGGTGGCGGTACAATCGTCAATATGGCTTCCATCTCGGGACTAACAGGTGGGCGTGGCGGTCTTGCTTATACAGCTGCCAAACACGCAGTTGTCGGGATGACAAAAAACATCGCTTCACAATATGGCCCACAAAATATTCGATGTAACGCCATTGCTCCGGCACATGTAGAAACAGGATTTGCTGCTACGATGACCAATGTTGATGAATTCGGGATGCAAATAGCGACACGCGGGTTGAACCTACTGCCAAAAGCAGGGACAATTCAAGACATCTCTAACATCGCCATTTTCTTAGCTTCTGAAGAATCGGCCTATATCAATGGCGTTACACTTGCGGCAGATGCTGGCTGGAGCGCTTATTAATAACGAAAAAAGCTGTTTAACAAGGATTCCTCCTTCGTTAAGCAGCTTTATTACATGTGATTCCCCGCTCTCATTCAGCTTTCAAACTGACCAAAATAAGGACAATCCCCGCAAATAGGCAAACCATTCGCGTTATGGAAATCTTTTCGGCCAGACCAAATAAGGCAATCCCTGTTGTAATGATTAGTACACAAGGGCCTACCAACGCTAATAGCGTATTAATATAAAAAGCCTTTTCCAAATCATTGAATTTATACATGAGCATAGCAGCCGTGATATCTACACTACCTGAAAAAATGCGTAACAAGATAATCATAAGAAGTGCTTTTTCCATTTAGATAACGTCCCCCTTCCATACAAAAATAAACAAGCCTGTTACATGACTACTACTGTATGTTAGCTTGTCTATTTTTAGCATAGAATTCGGCAATGGCTTATGTATATCAGCAATCATATTCGTTCGCGCACTCTATTTACGTTGTTCCAAATACATCACATCCCCCTTTCTCACCACATCAAAAATAGCATCATCTTCCGCATACAAAATAGTCGCGCCTTCTACATGCTCCGTGCCATCAAAAAATAGCCCAAATTGATTATTTTCTGGATAACCATAGAGATAGCAAACGACTTTTCCATCTTGCATAAATACAATTTGATTCATGCCTTCACTGACCGTTTCACTTATCCGGTCCCACTTATAACCAACCGTTTCATAGATCGCTTCTTTAGATAGATATGGATTAAAGGCATACACTTGATCCCATTCGAATGGTGTAAAGGTAGATAAGTTCACTTGGTCCCCATCTGCCGTTTCCGAGAAAACTTTCTCTTTGAATAGTTGGAAATTAGCATCCCAGGGCTCTTCTTTAAATACTTTCATCACCAATACAGTGACACAGACTAGAAAAAGAATCGTAAAAACTGGATACATTTTGCGGTTCATAATACCAGGCACTCCTTCCTCATATAACAGCATCTGGATAATATGACGATCGAGCTATCAGAAGGTTCGTATTATATGTACAAACAAAAAAAGTCTGCGTCAATGTTGTACAAACCAACACTAACGCAGACGATTGCTTTGATAGGTTACAGCTTCTTCACAAATTCCGTTTTCAATTGCATCGCACCAAAACCATCGATTTTACAATCAATATCATGGTCGCCATCAATCAAACGGATCCCTTTTACTTTTGTGCCTGCTTTAACAACTTTTGAGCTACCTTTTACTTTCAAATCTTTAATGACTGTGACAGAATCACCATCAGTTAAAATATTGCCATTGGCATCTTTATACACTTTTTCCTCTTCCACTTCTTCAGCTTCCGATCCCAGCGTCCACTCATGCGCACATTCCGGGCACACAAAAAGATTGCCATCTTCGTATGTATATTCGGAATTACATTTTGGACAATTAGGTAAATTTGACATAATTTCAATTCCTCCATTCATTCCTCACCATTATAACATATTTCATATTTCCATTTCTCAAGGCCTCTATCATCAATCCGTTAACTAGGATAGTGAATGAGTACCGTACAGTTTACGGGCTTTGGTCCGTTATTTTGATAACTATGTGGGACATCAGCCTCGAAAATGATTGAGTCCTCACAACCCACTTCGAATACCTCTTCATTAACTGTGATTACGAGTAAGCCCTCATTGACAAAGATATGCTCTTCCACGCCTCTATGATGAGATTCTGAATAATGCACACATCCGGGTTCAAGCGTAATCGCAAAGACTTCAAACTGCTTATCTGGTTGAAAAGGGATTAATGGATAGACACGGTACTGTCCCTCATTTTCACTCAGTGGCGCTATTGTCTTCTTTTTGATGACTGTCACAGCGGGTCGCTCTTGACTAATGAGTGAAGAAAATGATAATCGCAAGCCATTTGCTATTTTCCAAAGTGTCGTAACGGTCGGATTCGACTCGCCTCTTTCAATTTGCCCTAACATCGTTTTGCTGACACCTGTTAGCGCGGCTGTTTTATCTAAACTCAATTTTCTTTCTTGCCGAACCCGTTTTATATTTTGACCGATATTTTTATTCATTTTCTCCATGAATAAACCTCCATTATTTTTACGCTATATTGCACTTATATACGTGATAGTGTACCATTTAATTATATAGCGCACAAATAGACACTATATAGCACAATTTAAAAAGGGGCGATTAGCTATGGCATACACTTCTATGCTCTCAGGGGTTCATCAAGCAATTGGCAACACACCGATGGTTCATCTTTCTAGAATTACGAAAGGCCTT from Sporosarcina sp. FSL K6-1522 includes the following:
- a CDS encoding glucose 1-dehydrogenase; translated protein: MGRLEKKVAIITGSGAGIGKAIATHYAEEGAKVVIVDFNEEALHTTVNELKKAGHEAIGIKVNVAVEEDVAKMVNETVKTFGRVDILVNNAGVGDNMQAAENVKDETWQRVMDINVTGVMRGLRQVIPVFLANGGGTIVNMASISGLTGGRGGLAYTAAKHAVVGMTKNIASQYGPQNIRCNAIAPAHVETGFAATMTNVDEFGMQIATRGLNLLPKAGTIQDISNIAIFLASEESAYINGVTLAADAGWSAY
- a CDS encoding YqhV family protein; translated protein: MEKALLMIILLRIFSGSVDITAAMLMYKFNDLEKAFYINTLLALVGPCVLIITTGIALFGLAEKISITRMVCLFAGIVLILVSLKAE
- a CDS encoding zinc ribbon domain-containing protein YjdM, with protein sequence MSNLPNCPKCNSEYTYEDGNLFVCPECAHEWTLGSEAEEVEEEKVYKDANGNILTDGDSVTVIKDLKVKGSSKVVKAGTKVKGIRLIDGDHDIDCKIDGFGAMQLKTEFVKKL
- a CDS encoding XRE family transcriptional regulator, which gives rise to MEKMNKNIGQNIKRVRQERKLSLDKTAALTGVSKTMLGQIERGESNPTVTTLWKIANGLRLSFSSLISQERPAVTVIKKKTIAPLSENEGQYRVYPLIPFQPDKQFEVFAITLEPGCVHYSESHHRGVEEHIFVNEGLLVITVNEEVFEVGCEDSIIFEADVPHSYQNNGPKPVNCTVLIHYPS